One Mytilus trossulus isolate FHL-02 chromosome 5, PNRI_Mtr1.1.1.hap1, whole genome shotgun sequence DNA segment encodes these proteins:
- the LOC134719736 gene encoding uncharacterized protein LOC134719736, with translation MADINLLEDVESYRREDTGRSESILKDATEDENKDTYSNQQAVTNREYFNEVLFKHKTLFEPSNGHDTKMVNQSDDNVFYYGINDEFETLISNENPNQEQCSSEICDATFIESHDDDQENVTYKKSQMGTRKTRDLTPFMQRNPSHMTVADWTHDNPPKKDSISDEVDTSARQNSKTKLIYDSSIADITENDLGIGQYPLNIHFEPSSESKVTVVEINHLTETNNTERDSNGFAVFDKDTESNDFHTSFQSITPVDNGAGSSCMGCITPVKVTTRTKIHKGDHIILSRTLYYHHAIVVEVFKPDKENSDKICLKLIHQTNSATGAVRDKLRRRGTLAKLKCKTETVDLKKVMICKYWGSIQPGKPEKVVERASGALNGDQHEFRYDVIDNNCEHFASWCVTGRKLSIQIRKVRIVLHIFVRKGLRGLGDEQLRNKVQKDHGLLCETCFERNKKMLGVTRRKVQHADHIQKGDIILYKYYKLQHCAVIMDVVSIKQKYIVCKIAHYAFRGPFTEKKIQSDILKVYFKGSVSVFDYSNSEFKTYNPDEVVSRAEQRIGEEMFSYFSNDSSHFARWCKLKLLTKEK, from the coding sequence ATGGCCGATATAAATTTACTGGAAGATGTGGAAAGTTATCGACGGGAAGATACTGGTAGAAGTGAAAGTATTTTGAAAGATGCTACTGAAGATGAAAACAAAGACACTTACAGCAACCAGCAAGCAGTTACTAATCGGGAATACTTTAATGAGGTACTTTTTAAGCATAAAACACTGTTTGAGCCATCGAATGGACACGATACTAAGATGGTAAACCAGTCAGATGacaatgtattttattatgGTATAAATGATGAATTTGAAACTCTAATTTCTAATGAAAATCCAAACCAAGAACAATGTTCTTCAGAAATTTGTGATGCTACATTTATTGAATCGCACGACGATGATCAGGAAAACGTCACATACAAAAAATCCCAAATGGGAACACGCAAAACGCGGGATTTAACTCCATTTATGCAAAGAAACCCATCACACATGACTGTTGCTGATTGGACACATGACAATCCACCAAAAAAAGATTCAATAAGTGATGAGGTAGATACGTCAGCTAGACAAAATTCAAAGACGAAACTGATATATGATTCCAGTATTGCTGATATAACAGAAAATGACCTTGGGATAGGACAATATCCATTGAACATACATTTTGAACCTTCTTCAGAATCAAAAGTTACTGTAGTCGAAATCAATCATCTAACTGAAACAAACAACACTGAGAGAGATTCAAATGGATTCGCTGTTTTCGACAAAGATACGGAATCGAACGATTTTCATACATCTTTTCAATCGATAACACCTGTTGACAATGGGGCTGGTAGTAGTTGTATGGGTTGTATTACACCAGTTAAAGTTACAACTAGGACGAAAATCCACAAAGGCGatcatataattttatcaaGGACATTGTATTATCATCACGCAATTGTCGTAGAAGTATTTAAACCAGATAAAGAAAACAGTGATAagatttgtttgaaattaattcaTCAGACAAACAGTGCTACGGGTGCTGTTAGGGATAAACTTCGTCGTCGGGGAACGcttgcaaaattaaaatgtaaaactgagactgtagatttaaaaaaggtaaTGATTTGTAAATATTGGGGAAGTATACAGCCTGGAAAGCCGGAAAAAGTAGTTGAGAGAGCATCTGGAGCTTTAAATGGAGACCAGCACGAATTTCGGTACGACGTTATTGATAATAATTGCGAACATTTTGCTTCTTGGTGCGTAACTGGAAGAAAGCTCAGTATTCAAATAAGAAAGGTGCGAATTGTTCTCCATATATTTGTACGAAAAGGATTGCGTGGTTTAGGTGACGAACAATTGAGAAACAAAGTCCAAAAGGATCATGGTTTGCTTTGCGAAACGTGCTTTGAGAGAAACAAGAAAATGCTTGGTGTAACAAGAAGGAAAGTTCAACATGCAGACCACATACAAAAGGGGgacataattttgtataaatattacaaacttCAACACTGTGCAGTGATTATGGACGTCGTCagcattaaacaaaaatatattgtgtgCAAGATAGCTCATTACGCATTTAGGGGACcattcacagaaaaaaaaatacaaagtgatattttaaaagtctaTTTCAAAGGATCAGTATCAGTATTTGATTACTCAAATAGTGAGTTTAAAACTTACAATCCGGATGAAGTAGTTTCTCGAGCCGAGCAACGGATAGGAGAGgaaatgttttcttatttttctaatGACTCAAGCCATTTCGCACGCTGGTGCAAACTGAAATtgttaacaaaagaaaaataa